Proteins encoded by one window of Paenibacillus sp. DCT19:
- a CDS encoding GNAT family N-acetyltransferase, which translates to MQLIDVSEQHLAQLQAIYNYYVTHTTVSFHTEELTLDEMRRNVMNGHPRYQTYVIEEQDVIIGYALLTQHKNKQAYDSTAEVTIYIDPDNVGSGIGTKALSALELQAKTLGFHVLVATICTENERSIRLFERLGYEKCAHFKEVGYKFGRRLDIASYQKIIGQESAR; encoded by the coding sequence ATGCAGCTAATAGACGTTTCAGAACAACACTTGGCACAACTACAAGCCATTTATAATTATTATGTAACCCATACGACCGTTTCCTTTCACACGGAAGAACTAACTTTGGATGAGATGCGCAGAAATGTAATGAATGGCCACCCTCGCTACCAAACCTATGTTATTGAAGAACAGGATGTGATCATAGGCTATGCGTTGCTTACTCAACACAAAAACAAACAGGCTTATGATAGTACTGCAGAAGTAACGATCTACATAGATCCTGACAATGTTGGAAGTGGGATTGGTACAAAAGCCTTATCGGCACTTGAATTACAAGCAAAAACATTAGGTTTCCATGTACTTGTAGCAACGATATGCACAGAGAATGAACGGAGTATCCGATTGTTCGAGCGTCTAGGGTATGAGAAATGTGCCCACTTCAAAGAAGTAGGTTATAAATTTGGCCGCAGACTGGATATCGCAAGTTATCAAAAAATCATTGGACAAGAATCAGCTCGATAA
- a CDS encoding N-acetyltransferase produces MRIIAATALHYEYIREHDRHIVDSFILPKIRSNEIYMLQNEEDQLIGWMRHSYFWDNTPFMNMIWIDEPYRNRGFGKQAILFWENEMKNLGFELVMTSTLANEGAQHLYRKLGYRDAGGLLLEGEPLEILMTKNI; encoded by the coding sequence ATGAGAATTATTGCAGCAACTGCATTGCACTATGAATATATTCGAGAACATGACCGTCATATCGTAGACAGCTTCATTTTGCCCAAGATCAGAAGCAATGAGATTTATATGCTGCAAAATGAAGAGGATCAGCTCATTGGCTGGATGAGACACAGCTATTTCTGGGACAATACCCCTTTTATGAACATGATCTGGATTGATGAACCCTATCGCAACAGAGGATTCGGGAAGCAAGCCATTCTTTTCTGGGAAAATGAGATGAAGAACCTCGGGTTTGAACTGGTCATGACCTCTACTCTAGCCAATGAAGGTGCTCAGCATCTGTATCGAAAGTTAGGGTATCGTGATGCGGGAGGTTTATTGCTTGAAGGCGAGCCTTTGGAAATTTTAATGACCAAAAATATATAG
- the cdaS gene encoding sporulation-specific diadenylate cyclase CdaS: protein MNQRQADCDSSSMRQMLKADLHRVAERMNVTLSRFDNDHACLLGQFAEIRAEIKQIEVLASSFYLDCYLSPFTEKFAELSASVQHLSDRRYGALIVIERETSLDSIIHSGVAVDARITHALLESIFIPGAPLHDGAVLIRGNQIVSAGNVLPLSQVEVHERKMGTRHRAAIGLSELTDAVVLVVSEETGQASFAIGGDLHPINVIEVLS, encoded by the coding sequence ATGAACCAGCGGCAAGCAGACTGTGACAGTTCTTCGATGAGACAAATGTTAAAGGCGGATCTTCATCGTGTGGCGGAACGCATGAATGTAACATTATCCCGTTTTGACAATGATCATGCTTGCTTGCTGGGACAATTCGCTGAGATTCGAGCCGAGATCAAACAGATCGAGGTGTTAGCCTCTTCATTTTACCTGGATTGTTACCTGTCTCCGTTCACTGAAAAGTTTGCCGAGCTCTCAGCCAGCGTGCAGCATCTATCTGATCGAAGATACGGAGCACTCATTGTAATTGAACGTGAAACTTCACTGGATTCCATCATTCATTCGGGAGTCGCTGTAGATGCGAGAATAACGCATGCCTTATTGGAGTCGATCTTTATACCTGGTGCACCATTACATGATGGGGCTGTGCTGATTCGGGGCAACCAGATTGTATCCGCAGGAAATGTATTACCGTTGTCACAGGTTGAAGTGCATGAGCGTAAAATGGGAACTCGCCACCGGGCAGCTATAGGGCTTAGTGAGCTCACAGACGCTGTGGTACTTGTTGTCTCAGAGGAGACAGGGCAAGCATCCTTTGCAATCGGTGGGGATTTGCATCCGATTAACGTCATTGAAGTCCTTTCCTGA